A part of Methanomassiliicoccales archaeon genomic DNA contains:
- a CDS encoding methylamine methyltransferase corrinoid protein reductive activase, with the protein MHAVDLGSGQIVSTAITVRHPVPGANVMDHLTFCIEVDQNIANRLMVDTINKLIGLLGVPKEEIERFAVCGNPIQLSIFQNMEIRDLAFAGERALKARGVEPQKRDAKVINSDDVGIDVPKSSPVYVPPSIKHEIGADALAMMFKTGLLERKENCLVTDYGTNAEMALKVGDEIYTGSAAAGPAMEGQSVHFGMLASPGAISDVDFDSYWRCKVLNDDLMPTEGDLVEINSGNIVEEGKMHGRAKGITGTGVVAAIALGLENGNIKAPKFTTLDGKIHLQDGIYIDQKDFLEASKAFGAMRAGHFTLMEHAGMRFEDLDSMYMSGASGTYVDAIKAQKVGLLPATPKKIYQVGNTSLAMATDIVRDPGMIDVLQAKANSIRANHVMFATDKVFETIYLQELGMWQEGMPKETYNFFLKTMGIQELPDKIVEAEVHKLVDRDIPVLGKKGLKILRDIGTLIYGTFEGCIGCHKCQEECPEDAIEIVEQRGDFQIQIRSDLCNGTACMRCVRICPEKVFDLKKMTIEV; encoded by the coding sequence ATGCATGCGGTCGACCTGGGGTCGGGACAGATCGTTTCGACCGCTATCACTGTCAGGCATCCAGTTCCGGGTGCCAATGTGATGGACCATCTGACCTTCTGCATAGAGGTGGACCAGAACATCGCGAACAGGCTTATGGTGGACACGATCAACAAGCTGATCGGATTGTTGGGCGTGCCAAAAGAGGAGATCGAAAGGTTCGCTGTCTGTGGGAACCCGATCCAGCTATCGATATTCCAGAACATGGAGATAAGGGACCTGGCGTTCGCAGGGGAGAGGGCCTTGAAGGCCAGAGGCGTGGAGCCACAGAAAAGGGATGCAAAGGTGATCAACTCAGATGATGTTGGCATCGATGTGCCGAAGAGCTCTCCGGTCTACGTCCCGCCTTCGATCAAACATGAGATAGGGGCAGATGCTCTGGCCATGATGTTCAAGACCGGTCTCCTGGAGCGCAAAGAGAACTGCCTTGTGACGGATTATGGCACGAACGCAGAGATGGCGCTCAAGGTGGGGGACGAGATCTATACCGGGTCAGCGGCCGCCGGACCGGCCATGGAGGGGCAGTCAGTGCATTTTGGGATGCTCGCCTCCCCAGGGGCGATATCGGACGTGGATTTCGATTCCTATTGGAGGTGCAAGGTTCTAAATGATGACCTGATGCCCACAGAAGGAGATCTGGTAGAGATCAATTCCGGGAACATCGTGGAAGAAGGGAAGATGCATGGCAGGGCAAAAGGGATCACTGGTACTGGTGTCGTTGCGGCCATCGCATTGGGCCTTGAGAACGGGAACATCAAGGCTCCGAAGTTCACGACCTTGGACGGCAAGATCCACCTCCAGGATGGCATCTATATCGATCAGAAGGACTTCCTCGAGGCCTCAAAGGCGTTCGGGGCAATGCGCGCCGGACATTTCACGCTCATGGAGCATGCGGGGATGAGGTTCGAGGACCTGGACTCGATGTACATGTCAGGTGCCTCAGGTACATATGTGGATGCCATAAAGGCGCAGAAGGTAGGTCTGCTGCCTGCCACGCCAAAGAAGATCTACCAGGTGGGGAACACCTCGCTGGCGATGGCAACGGATATCGTAAGGGACCCTGGAATGATCGATGTTCTGCAGGCCAAGGCCAATTCAATAAGAGCAAACCATGTGATGTTCGCCACTGACAAGGTGTTCGAGACCATCTATCTCCAGGAGCTGGGGATGTGGCAGGAAGGGATGCCGAAGGAGACATACAATTTCTTCCTGAAGACCATGGGCATACAAGAGCTGCCAGATAAGATAGTGGAGGCAGAGGTGCACAAGCTCGTCGACAGGGACATACCCGTCCTGGGCAAGAAAGGGCTGAAGATCCTCAGGGACATCGGAACTCTGATATACGGTACCTTCGAGGGATGCATCGGCTGTCATAAGTGCCAAGAGGAATGCCCTGAGGACGCTATCGAGATCGTTGAGCAGAGGGGCGATTTCCAGATACAGATAAGATCGGACCTGTGCAATGGCACCGCCTGCATGAGGTGCGTCAGGATCTGTCCTGAGAAGGTGTTCGACCTCAAGAAGATGACGATCGAGGTGTGA
- a CDS encoding methanol--corrinoid methyltransferase translates to MAIKRYTKMEMKSADDLVFGEAKYPLTYGLGQKIGAGTVVPEINFAPRPGSEKNPQTLTREYVDYITKDILDRAVTLGFPAVQLENEWIFQMGNDPEKFAKPVVEGQKALMQKYHDEYGIALSIRHTVADPRLCEKGMRPGMDKEHNYPEKVIESLEVAAKNGADVLSIESMGGKELADYAILHQDIKGWLFGIGYVGSIDMEWLWPQIVDIAKKNKVIAGGDTNCAGANTSMFMAGGYLDKDIPRTFAAVTRAIASARTLVAYECGATGPDKDCGYEGPILKAISGKPSAQEGKGAQDAHADLMGNLIASTCDLWSNESVEYHPEFGGSSVACWLGVIGYEAALMNTAKQLKQDKVLRDLYAACDSYRSPEGFILRYDNAYKIGEAIVAEGNDIYLRAKAAGLKAAELIMESNDKGGIKLSKHERDMLNKVIADLKSLPDSASKFEEACLKEYKNVPGWNPKNYGL, encoded by the coding sequence ATGGCAATAAAGAGATACACGAAGATGGAGATGAAGAGTGCTGACGACCTCGTCTTTGGAGAGGCGAAGTACCCGCTCACCTATGGTCTGGGACAGAAGATCGGGGCAGGAACGGTCGTTCCTGAGATCAACTTTGCTCCAAGGCCGGGATCTGAGAAGAACCCACAGACGCTCACCCGCGAGTATGTCGACTATATCACAAAGGACATACTTGACCGCGCAGTTACGCTCGGTTTCCCTGCGGTCCAGCTCGAGAACGAGTGGATCTTCCAGATGGGCAACGACCCAGAGAAATTCGCGAAGCCGGTCGTCGAAGGCCAGAAGGCATTGATGCAGAAGTACCACGACGAGTACGGCATTGCGCTGTCCATAAGGCACACGGTCGCCGACCCAAGGCTTTGCGAGAAGGGTATGCGCCCGGGCATGGACAAGGAGCACAACTACCCAGAGAAGGTCATTGAGTCCCTCGAGGTCGCCGCTAAGAACGGTGCCGATGTGCTCTCCATAGAATCGATGGGTGGCAAGGAGCTCGCTGACTACGCGATATTGCACCAGGACATAAAAGGATGGTTGTTCGGTATCGGCTACGTCGGCTCCATTGACATGGAGTGGCTGTGGCCTCAGATCGTCGACATCGCCAAGAAGAACAAGGTCATAGCCGGCGGTGACACGAACTGCGCAGGCGCCAACACCTCGATGTTCATGGCCGGCGGATACCTGGACAAGGACATTCCGAGGACATTCGCTGCCGTCACGAGGGCAATCGCATCCGCCAGGACGCTCGTTGCCTATGAGTGCGGTGCGACCGGACCTGACAAGGACTGCGGCTACGAGGGTCCGATTCTCAAAGCCATATCTGGAAAGCCATCCGCTCAGGAAGGAAAGGGCGCCCAGGACGCTCACGCGGACCTCATGGGCAACCTCATCGCCTCCACCTGCGACCTGTGGTCCAACGAGTCCGTCGAGTACCACCCTGAGTTCGGTGGGTCATCCGTGGCCTGCTGGCTAGGTGTCATCGGCTACGAAGCTGCGTTGATGAACACTGCCAAGCAGCTGAAGCAGGACAAGGTGCTCCGTGACCTGTACGCCGCATGCGACAGCTACCGCAGCCCAGAGGGCTTCATCCTGCGCTACGACAACGCATACAAGATCGGTGAGGCCATCGTGGCGGAGGGCAACGACATCTACCTGAGGGCGAAGGCCGCTGGCCTGAAAGCCGCTGAGCTCATAATGGAGAGCAATGACAAGGGCGGAATCAAGCTGAGCAAGCACGAGCGTGACATGCTCAACAAGGTCATCGCCGACCTCAAGTCGTTGCCGGACAGCGCTTCCAAGTTCGAAGAGGCCTGCCTGAAGGAGTACAAGAACGTACCAGGCTGGAACCCGAAGAACTACGGACTCTGA
- the cca gene encoding CCA tRNA nucleotidyltransferase, translating to MEIIRPNDRSKKEVKDKSQDLLKKVKALASKYDCIEDVRLVGSVAKDTYVGRPDIDVFILFSPSTKREVMEETGLLIGDALLTDKEKRYAEHPYVHGHFDGFEVDIVPCYMISDTKMMMSAVDRTPFHTDYIISNLKDEQKSEVILLKQFLKGIDAYGAEAKTQGFSGYLVELLVIKYGTFKGVLEAASTWKTGERLDINGKGGKRFQSPLTFYDPVDLSRNVASALSLEKFCLFVHACKEYRASPDMRYFFPNKRMNLSCDEIRKREDAIGHPIVFASCKRPDIVDDNLYPQARKTLDGLVTQLEKDDFCILDKALNITEDEVVFGLLLETDVLSPTYKHIGPPVTMANSKTFLARWKGEAKVGPYIENGRWVAIVKRDVKNADVALIKALTTASLGDSFKDCDIKVFNTKQHLRDGHLECATKLLDKRMSWEI from the coding sequence TTGGAAATAATCCGTCCAAATGATCGATCGAAAAAGGAGGTCAAAGATAAATCACAGGACCTTCTGAAAAAAGTGAAGGCCCTTGCATCAAAATATGATTGTATAGAAGATGTAAGATTGGTAGGTTCTGTTGCCAAAGATACATACGTAGGCAGACCAGATATTGATGTTTTCATCCTCTTCTCACCATCTACTAAAAGAGAGGTGATGGAAGAGACAGGATTGCTAATCGGAGATGCTTTGTTAACGGACAAAGAAAAAAGGTATGCTGAGCATCCTTATGTTCATGGTCATTTTGATGGTTTTGAGGTTGACATCGTCCCCTGTTATATGATCAGTGACACCAAGATGATGATGTCTGCGGTGGACAGGACCCCTTTTCATACCGATTACATCATATCAAATCTAAAAGATGAGCAAAAATCGGAGGTCATTCTTTTAAAACAATTTTTGAAGGGTATAGATGCATATGGAGCAGAGGCAAAAACACAGGGTTTCTCAGGTTACCTTGTTGAATTGCTTGTGATAAAATATGGGACGTTCAAAGGGGTCTTAGAAGCTGCATCGACATGGAAGACAGGTGAAAGGTTGGACATCAATGGAAAAGGTGGCAAGAGATTTCAAAGCCCCTTGACCTTCTATGATCCCGTGGACCTGTCCAGGAACGTTGCTTCCGCATTATCTCTGGAGAAGTTCTGTCTTTTTGTTCATGCCTGCAAGGAGTATCGAGCTTCACCCGATATGAGGTATTTCTTTCCGAACAAGAGGATGAATCTGTCATGTGATGAGATCCGGAAAAGAGAAGATGCCATAGGTCACCCGATCGTTTTTGCCAGTTGCAAGAGGCCGGATATTGTGGATGATAACCTCTATCCTCAAGCGAGGAAAACGCTTGATGGACTTGTCACACAATTGGAAAAAGATGACTTCTGCATTTTGGACAAAGCGTTGAACATCACTGAGGATGAGGTCGTTTTCGGTCTATTGCTTGAAACAGATGTCTTAAGTCCGACCTATAAACATATCGGCCCACCTGTGACGATGGCGAACTCCAAGACCTTCCTTGCCCGATGGAAAGGGGAAGCGAAGGTGGGACCGTATATAGAGAATGGAAGATGGGTAGCGATCGTCAAAAGGGATGTTAAAAATGCTGATGTCGCTCTCATCAAAGCATTGACGACCGCTTCGTTGGGGGATTCGTTCAAGGATTGCGACATAAAAGTGTTCAATACAAAACAGCATCTGAGGGATGGACACCTTGAATGCGCGACCAAGTTGCTCGATAAAAGAATGAGCTGGGAGATCTGA
- the radA gene encoding DNA repair and recombination protein RadA: MAEMKLEELPGVGPATAEKLRDAGYNDLMSIAVESPKTLAEVAEIGESTAAKIIAAAKQAADVGGFESGDTILERRKKLNRLTSSSKAFDDLLGGGLETQAIVEFFGEFGSGKTQMCFQLAVNTTMPINKGGLDGDVIVIDTENTFRPERIAQIAEAQDLDPIETLQRIHVARAYNSSHQMLLVEKAQEIAQKTPVRLMIVDSLTAHFRAEYVGRGTLAERQGLLNKHMHDLLRFADVNNAVIAVTNQVAAKPDAFFGDPTRPVGGHIVGHASTYRIYLRKSKGGKRIARLIDSPNLPEAEVVITVSEEGIRD, translated from the coding sequence ATGGCCGAGATGAAATTGGAAGAGTTGCCTGGAGTAGGGCCCGCAACTGCAGAGAAACTTCGTGATGCCGGTTATAATGACCTTATGTCCATAGCGGTCGAGTCCCCGAAGACGTTGGCCGAGGTAGCTGAGATAGGTGAGAGCACGGCGGCCAAGATAATTGCCGCGGCGAAGCAGGCGGCAGACGTGGGAGGATTCGAGTCAGGAGACACTATACTGGAGCGAAGGAAGAAGCTCAACAGGCTCACCTCCTCATCAAAGGCATTCGATGACCTGTTGGGCGGAGGGCTGGAGACACAGGCGATCGTCGAGTTCTTCGGGGAGTTCGGAAGCGGTAAGACCCAGATGTGTTTCCAATTGGCGGTCAACACAACGATGCCCATAAACAAGGGAGGGTTGGACGGGGATGTCATAGTCATCGATACCGAGAACACCTTCAGACCAGAGAGGATCGCACAAATTGCAGAGGCGCAGGACCTGGATCCTATTGAGACCCTTCAAAGGATACATGTGGCCAGGGCCTACAACTCATCTCATCAGATGCTGCTTGTCGAGAAGGCCCAGGAGATAGCTCAAAAGACCCCTGTCCGATTGATGATAGTAGATTCCTTGACGGCCCATTTCCGGGCAGAATACGTTGGACGTGGCACCCTTGCCGAAAGACAGGGGCTGTTGAACAAGCATATGCATGACCTTCTAAGGTTCGCAGATGTGAACAATGCTGTCATCGCTGTGACAAACCAGGTCGCTGCAAAGCCAGATGCCTTTTTCGGAGACCCCACAAGACCGGTGGGAGGACATATTGTGGGGCATGCGTCGACATATCGCATTTATCTTCGCAAGAGCAAGGGAGGAAAACGCATAGCGAGGCTGATCGACTCTCCGAATCTTCCTGAGGCAGAGGTCGTAATCACCGTCTCGGAAGAAGGTATAAGGGACTGA
- a CDS encoding methyltransferase domain-containing protein produces the protein MESAKSSSYLFELSGEHPTLPLAELVSTIRAEVGSSQIIISGPGYAVVSIPSNSFDRIAGRLALTHRAGEFLAEVDLKGKDLHLDIPEGTLALRVRRFDDRAGDWDVDAITKKIAAMITVGRKVDLMHPDIEIRGIASDRLLLYRKLMEVNRRQFDLRRVAERPFFSPISLHPRYARALINLTGLKKGEAVLDPFCGTGGILIEAAIMGLRTYGSDISEEMIEGARRNIEHFGLRADRLEVIDVGSVHDVFGEVDGIVTDPPYGRATSTNKEGLVSLYSRALVSMKNATRPGGGLGVVFPFEMQVPSGLELIEIHHQRVHRSLTRHYHIMRRR, from the coding sequence ATGGAGAGCGCTAAGAGCAGTTCATACCTTTTCGAGCTGTCAGGGGAGCATCCGACCTTACCTCTGGCAGAGCTTGTCTCCACCATCAGGGCCGAGGTGGGAAGCTCTCAGATCATCATCTCAGGGCCTGGATACGCTGTCGTTTCAATTCCATCAAATTCCTTTGATCGGATAGCTGGAAGATTGGCATTGACCCATAGAGCGGGGGAGTTCCTGGCTGAGGTCGATCTAAAAGGAAAGGACCTTCATCTGGACATTCCAGAAGGCACCCTCGCATTGAGGGTCAGACGTTTTGACGACAGAGCTGGGGATTGGGACGTAGATGCCATTACAAAAAAGATCGCTGCGATGATCACCGTGGGTCGAAAGGTCGACCTGATGCACCCCGATATAGAGATAAGGGGGATCGCATCCGACCGTCTTCTATTATATAGAAAGCTAATGGAGGTCAACAGGAGGCAGTTCGACCTGAGAAGGGTGGCGGAGCGTCCTTTTTTCTCCCCTATCTCCCTGCACCCCAGATACGCACGTGCATTGATCAACCTTACTGGCCTAAAAAAGGGGGAAGCCGTACTGGACCCCTTCTGCGGGACAGGAGGGATCCTGATCGAGGCGGCCATTATGGGCCTCAGGACCTACGGGTCGGATATCTCTGAAGAAATGATCGAGGGTGCGCGGAGGAATATCGAGCATTTCGGTCTGAGGGCGGACCGTTTGGAGGTGATCGATGTTGGCTCTGTCCATGATGTCTTCGGGGAGGTTGATGGCATAGTCACCGACCCACCTTATGGCAGGGCAACGAGCACTAACAAGGAGGGGCTTGTATCTCTATACTCCCGTGCATTGGTCTCAATGAAGAACGCGACAAGGCCGGGCGGTGGACTGGGGGTGGTGTTCCCGTTCGAGATGCAGGTCCCCTCAGGCCTCGAACTGATAGAAATACACCATCAGAGAGTTCACAGGTCGCTCACAAGACACTATCATATCATGCGGCGACGTTAA
- a CDS encoding site-2 protease family protein produces MMPSDMLSEVEQVKSIVARHFPIYDVRVNYNALTIFISPDLTTLEDSFEKMRLEMSEKNYIPFLSHKGGEYSLTVVKKEQRRTRSLWVNAALLFITCVTTVLAGAALWAGYEGKDEWITAENLLWGALTFALPLMAILGVHELSHYYMAKRHKVAASLPFFIPSIPPLGTMGAFISMRDPIPNRKALIDIGIAGPVGGLLVTIPIALIGLYLTANGTPTDGSIPEEGALQVFYQLFYWGLMLFIPVPENVSMHPVGFAAWVGFLVTAINLLPAGQLDGGHVARGFLGEKAKYLSYATMAMLFILGVFLYSGWLIFGILVFFLGLKHPQPLNDISKIDTKRKFLGVVAILLLLVTFVPVPVANVFPSYEFGVELQGTNDVELSPGDTVTFFINIKNTGNTDYRLQMQVMNVPMDWKRGLYLQGEDPANSTDLLSLDLPYECSATVLLTLETSPETQAGTYTVIVKITSLTSKGIEKESFTQTFIINVAA; encoded by the coding sequence ATGATGCCATCCGACATGCTCTCTGAGGTCGAGCAGGTCAAATCCATCGTTGCGCGTCACTTCCCGATTTATGATGTCAGGGTGAACTACAACGCCCTGACGATATTCATCAGTCCAGATCTTACGACCCTCGAGGACAGCTTTGAGAAGATGAGGCTCGAGATGAGCGAGAAGAACTACATCCCTTTCCTTTCGCACAAGGGCGGAGAGTACTCATTGACGGTGGTCAAGAAGGAACAAAGGAGGACCAGGAGCCTTTGGGTCAACGCGGCCCTGCTGTTCATTACGTGTGTGACGACCGTCCTGGCCGGTGCCGCATTGTGGGCAGGTTATGAAGGAAAGGACGAGTGGATCACCGCTGAGAACCTGTTGTGGGGGGCCTTGACCTTTGCCCTTCCGCTGATGGCCATACTTGGGGTGCACGAACTATCGCACTACTACATGGCAAAGAGGCACAAGGTCGCCGCCTCGCTCCCGTTCTTCATACCATCGATCCCGCCCTTGGGGACCATGGGGGCCTTCATATCCATGAGGGACCCGATCCCGAACAGAAAGGCATTGATCGACATCGGCATCGCAGGTCCTGTCGGTGGCCTGTTGGTGACCATACCGATCGCCCTGATCGGTCTTTATCTGACTGCCAATGGCACACCGACCGACGGGTCGATACCAGAAGAGGGCGCCCTCCAGGTGTTCTACCAGCTGTTCTATTGGGGCCTGATGCTCTTCATCCCGGTACCGGAGAACGTCAGCATGCACCCGGTGGGCTTTGCGGCATGGGTGGGGTTCCTTGTCACAGCGATCAACCTTCTTCCCGCAGGACAGCTGGATGGGGGCCACGTTGCACGCGGCTTCCTAGGTGAAAAGGCAAAGTACCTGAGCTATGCGACGATGGCCATGCTGTTCATACTTGGCGTCTTCCTTTACAGCGGATGGTTGATATTCGGGATACTCGTTTTCTTCTTAGGTCTGAAGCACCCGCAACCATTGAACGACATATCGAAGATCGACACGAAGAGGAAGTTCCTGGGAGTGGTGGCCATCCTGCTGCTTTTAGTGACCTTTGTCCCGGTACCGGTCGCGAACGTGTTCCCGAGCTACGAGTTCGGGGTGGAGCTGCAAGGGACCAACGACGTCGAGCTCTCCCCAGGCGACACCGTGACCTTCTTCATCAACATCAAAAACACTGGCAACACGGATTACAGGTTGCAGATGCAGGTGATGAACGTTCCAATGGATTGGAAACGAGGGTTGTACCTGCAAGGGGAGGACCCTGCGAACTCCACTGACCTATTGTCCCTCGACCTGCCATATGAATGTTCCGCAACAGTGCTGCTGACGTTAGAGACCTCCCCTGAGACGCAGGCCGGTACGTACACCGTCATCGTCAAGATAACATCCCTCACCTCAAAAGGGATTGAAAAGGAGTCTTTCACACAGACATTTATCATTAACGTCGCCGCATGA
- a CDS encoding UbiA family prenyltransferase has protein sequence MNKVLQLFRIGNCLMGIVGLLMGVWVALGTDILEGLREIVFASAVVFFFIAGGNALNDYVDREVDKVGHPERPIPSGRMTPADALRISSACFVLSVAFSLALNVPSIVIVLSAVALMLLYELRTKKAGLSGNLTIALLTAMLFLLGGTVVDKLDRTYVLAVLAGLATLGREIIKDIEDMEADFDRNTLPKRIGKRSASIIASLSIFAAVAMSPLPYVGGQFGLGYLLMVTVADAIFIYASVVQFRNPKQGQRYAKYGMLVALVAFLLGGLL, from the coding sequence GTGAACAAGGTCCTACAGCTTTTCCGCATCGGCAACTGTCTGATGGGGATCGTCGGTCTGCTGATGGGCGTATGGGTCGCCCTGGGAACGGACATCTTGGAAGGGCTTAGAGAGATCGTCTTCGCCTCGGCCGTGGTCTTCTTCTTTATCGCTGGGGGCAATGCCCTGAACGACTATGTCGACAGGGAGGTCGACAAGGTGGGACACCCTGAGAGGCCCATCCCCTCGGGCAGGATGACGCCCGCTGATGCTCTGAGGATATCCTCGGCCTGTTTCGTGCTGTCTGTGGCGTTCTCCCTGGCATTGAACGTCCCTTCGATCGTCATAGTGCTCTCTGCGGTGGCGCTCATGCTCCTATATGAGCTGAGGACGAAGAAGGCAGGTCTCAGCGGGAACTTGACGATCGCCCTGCTCACTGCGATGCTCTTCTTATTGGGCGGGACGGTCGTCGACAAATTAGATAGGACATACGTGCTCGCGGTCCTCGCGGGTCTCGCCACCTTGGGAAGGGAGATAATCAAGGATATCGAGGACATGGAGGCAGATTTCGACAGGAACACGCTCCCCAAAAGGATCGGGAAGAGGAGCGCATCCATAATAGCTTCTTTGTCCATCTTTGCAGCTGTGGCCATGAGCCCATTGCCTTACGTCGGGGGACAGTTCGGTCTTGGGTATCTGCTGATGGTGACCGTCGCGGATGCAATATTTATATATGCCTCTGTAGTTCAATTTCGAAACCCTAAGCAAGGCCAGAGGTATGCCAAATATGGCATGTTGGTGGCACTTGTGGCCTTCTTGCTAGGGGGGCTCCTATGA
- a CDS encoding geranylgeranylglyceryl/heptaprenylglyceryl phosphate synthase: MKVFDYITQGIGKGTMHMTLLDPAKQSPEEAAAIAKEAQDYGTDAIMVGGSTDITQENLDATVKAIKKVCSVPVIYFPSGAHAISRYTDAIYFMSMLNSRNVKMVVGEQVMGAPIVKALGLEPLSMGYIIVAPGMKVGEVGQADPIPRDDLKLACAYALAAEYMGMRLVYMEAGSGAPEPVPIEMVSAVKKTISVPLIIGGGIRRPEQAAAIARAGADIIVTGTIAEHDDLSALGSIIKAVKAR, encoded by the coding sequence ATGAAAGTCTTCGATTACATAACGCAAGGGATCGGCAAGGGAACGATGCATATGACGCTGCTCGACCCGGCGAAACAGTCTCCCGAAGAGGCGGCGGCGATCGCCAAGGAAGCACAGGATTATGGGACCGACGCTATAATGGTGGGAGGAAGCACGGACATCACCCAGGAAAACCTAGATGCAACTGTGAAGGCGATCAAGAAGGTCTGTAGCGTCCCCGTCATCTATTTCCCTTCTGGCGCTCATGCCATATCCCGCTATACCGATGCCATCTACTTCATGAGCATGCTGAACAGCAGGAATGTGAAGATGGTCGTAGGGGAACAGGTGATGGGGGCCCCGATCGTCAAGGCGTTGGGGCTGGAACCTCTCTCCATGGGCTATATCATAGTGGCGCCAGGGATGAAGGTTGGCGAGGTCGGTCAGGCCGACCCTATACCAAGGGATGACCTGAAGCTCGCCTGTGCCTACGCCCTCGCGGCCGAATATATGGGGATGAGGCTTGTGTACATGGAGGCCGGGTCGGGCGCACCGGAGCCGGTACCGATAGAGATGGTGTCCGCGGTCAAGAAGACAATATCCGTCCCTCTGATCATAGGTGGCGGCATCAGAAGGCCGGAGCAGGCGGCGGCGATAGCAAGGGCAGGGGCCGACATCATCGTTACCGGGACGATAGCGGAGCATGACGACCTGAGCGCCCTGGGCTCTATCATCAAAGCGGTCAAGGCCCGTTGA
- the pdxT gene encoding pyridoxal 5'-phosphate synthase glutaminase subunit PdxT: protein MRAGVVFVQGAAPEHITALNGAFEDLGIKGSASPVRKRKDLEGIDCLVIPGGESTTISKLMRRFGLFDEIVRMAKEGVPIMGTCAGCVLLSKEGDDQVQRTGTELLGLMDMQVDRNAFGRQRESFETALEIDGLEKPFPAVFIRAPLINRTWGRCVPMARHGGSIVMARQDNLLALSFHPELSNDWRLHELLIKMV, encoded by the coding sequence ATGAGAGCAGGCGTGGTATTTGTCCAAGGGGCGGCGCCAGAGCACATCACTGCGCTAAACGGAGCCTTTGAGGACCTGGGGATCAAAGGCAGTGCGAGCCCTGTCCGCAAGCGCAAGGACCTTGAGGGCATCGATTGCCTTGTCATCCCTGGAGGCGAGAGCACCACGATCTCGAAGCTGATGCGCCGTTTTGGTCTTTTCGATGAGATCGTCCGAATGGCAAAAGAGGGGGTGCCTATTATGGGCACATGTGCAGGGTGCGTCCTCCTGTCAAAGGAAGGCGACGACCAGGTTCAGAGGACAGGGACCGAGCTGCTCGGACTCATGGACATGCAGGTGGACAGGAACGCTTTCGGGAGGCAGAGGGAATCCTTTGAGACCGCATTGGAGATAGATGGCCTGGAAAAACCTTTCCCTGCCGTCTTCATCAGGGCCCCCCTTATCAACAGGACATGGGGCAGATGTGTACCTATGGCGAGACATGGAGGGAGCATCGTCATGGCGAGACAGGACAATCTGCTGGCCCTCTCGTTCCATCCTGAGCTTTCAAACGACTGGCGCCTTCATGAGCTTTTGATAAAGATGGTCTGA